Proteins from a single region of Amorphus orientalis:
- a CDS encoding aspartate dehydrogenase: MSMRRLGILGYGNIAATLLDILARDGRARFEQVAILARPGASERADARLRTAAEVIAEEVTIHETADAFLAARPDLAVECATHDVVRETVPEILKAGCETVVVSVGAFADADTAARIEDAAALGRTRTVLVPGAIGGVDALAAARIAGIETLVYSGRKPPAAWKGTPAEKLLDLDAITSETVFFEGNARQAATDYPKNANVAATLALAGPGFERTEVRLIADPGISANVHEYEVRSQSVNFTIQLTGKASPDNPKTSMSTAYSVAREVMNRLVPIAI, from the coding sequence ATGAGCATGCGGCGCCTGGGCATCCTCGGCTACGGCAATATCGCGGCCACGCTCCTGGACATTCTCGCCAGGGACGGCCGCGCGCGCTTCGAGCAGGTCGCCATCCTCGCCCGCCCCGGCGCGAGCGAGCGGGCCGACGCCCGGCTCAGGACCGCCGCCGAAGTGATCGCCGAAGAGGTGACGATCCACGAGACAGCGGATGCCTTCCTCGCCGCCCGCCCGGATCTGGCCGTGGAGTGCGCCACCCACGACGTGGTGCGCGAAACGGTGCCGGAGATCCTGAAAGCGGGCTGCGAGACCGTGGTGGTGTCGGTCGGCGCGTTTGCCGACGCCGACACGGCCGCGCGGATCGAGGATGCCGCAGCCCTCGGCCGCACGCGGACGGTTCTGGTGCCCGGCGCGATCGGCGGTGTGGACGCGCTTGCCGCAGCCCGGATCGCGGGGATCGAGACACTCGTCTATTCGGGCCGCAAGCCTCCGGCCGCCTGGAAGGGCACGCCGGCCGAAAAGCTGCTCGATCTGGACGCGATCACCTCCGAAACGGTGTTCTTCGAGGGCAATGCCCGCCAGGCGGCGACCGACTATCCGAAGAACGCCAACGTGGCTGCCACCCTGGCGCTGGCCGGCCCCGGCTTCGAGCGGACCGAGGTGCGCCTGATCGCCGATCCGGGAATTTCGGCCAACGTCCACGAGTACGAAGTCCGCTCCCAGAGTGTGAACTTCACCATCCAGCTCACGGGCAAGGCATCGCCGGACAATCCGAAGACCTCGATGTCGACCGCCTACAGCGTCGCCCGCGAGGTGATGAACCGCCTCGTGCCGATCGCAATCTGA